The bacterium genome contains the following window.
CCGATCGATTTCGGCTGGGGCGCGTCGGGAAGGACGTCGCGCCTCGCGCTCGAGGAGCCGGCGGCGAAGGTCCTGCTGCGCCCCGGACGGTTCCGCGCGCTGCTCCGCGAACGGGCGACGCTCGTCCACGCGGCGCGCCCCGCGGCGCTGCCGGTGCCGGTCGTCGTGCCGCGCGCGCTCGTCGGCGCCGGCGAGGCGCGGAGTTCCGCGCGGCGGGAGCGTCTCGCCTCGTGGCTCGCGCCGGGCGGCTGGCCCGGACCGCGCGCCGCGGCGGGCAAGGCCGCGGGGAAGATTCCGCTGGCCGCGCTCGAGGAAGGGAAGGCGCGGCTGCACTTCGACGCGCTGGTCGACGACCGGCGGCTGGTGCTGCTGACGGCGCTCGCCGCGGCGAAGGCCGGGGTCGTCCTCGCGCAGCGCTGCGACCTCACGGGGCTGGAGGTCGCGGACGGCGGCGGCGTCTGGGCCGAGATCCGCGACCGCGTGACCGGCGAGGCGGTCAACGTCCGCGCGCGCGCCGTCGTCAACGCGACCGGCGCCTGGATCGACCACGTGCGCGCCTCGCTCGACGTCGGGCGCGAGAAGCTCTTCCCGCTGGCCCGCGCGGTGCGCGTCGCGATCGAGGATCCGAGCGACGCGGCGGCGCTGCTCGGACGGCGCGACGGCGCGCCGTTCCTCCTCGCGCCGGCGACGCGCGGCACGCTGCTCGCCGCGCCGTTCGAGCCGGCGGCGCAGGGTTCGCGCGAGCGCGCGGCGGAGCGGCTGCTGCGGCTCGCCGCCGACTACTTCGGCGCGCGCCCCGAGCCGCGGGCGGCGTTCGAGGAACTGCGTCCCGCGGTGGAGCGCGCGGCGATGGCGCGCGAGACGGCGCGCGGCGCGCCGTTCTGGTCGGTCGCGGCGGCGGGCGCGCTGCGCGAGCGGCTGACGGCGCGGCGGCTCGCGGAGCGGATCGAGGACGAGCTGGGGCGCTTCGCGGGGCGCGGGGCGCGGGCGCCGCTCGCCGCGTCGGCCGCGGGCGCGAGCCTGAAGCGCGAGCGGCAGGAAGCGCGCGGCGCGGGGCTCGGCGCCGATCAGGCGCGCTGGATGGTCGGGCGCTACGGCGCCGCGTGGCGCGAGGTGGTGACCGAGGCGGGCGGCGCCGAGCCGCTCGCCGACGGCGCGCCGCCGCTGCGCTGCGAGGTCGCGTGGGCGGTGCGCGAGGAAGGGGCGCGGACGCTGTCCGACATCCTGCTGCGCTGGCGCCTGCCGGAGATCGCGCCGTCGCTGGAGATCGAGGAGATCGTGGCGGCCGCCGCGGCCGACGACGCGACCCGCGCGTTCGCGTGGTCGCCGGTGCAGCGCGAGCGCGAACTCGAGCGTTGGCGCCACGAGCGCCGTCTCGCCTACGGCCCCGCCGAAATCGGCTGATCCGCGCCGCCGCCCGCGGCGCGACGCCTCGACGCCTCGACGCCTCGACGCCGACGTTGCGCGACGACGCACTGTACGGGCGGCTGGCGCGCCACGAAGATCGTCTGAACAACGGCGCCGCCACCGCGCCTGCCGCCCCTACCGGAGATCGACGACGCGCGAGGAGGCGTTGCCGGCGGCGTCCACGACGCGCACCGTGGGGCGCTCGCCGGGACGCGGCGCGGGGATCCGCGCCTCCCACGTCGCGGCGACGGCGCCGATCCCCGACGCCGGCGGCGGCAACTCGATGAACGAGCCGTCTCCCGCCGAGATCTCCGCCTTCGCGAGGCGACCGCCCGGGTCGCGCGCCGCGACGACGATGGTCCACCACGTCTCCGACGCGCCGCGATCCACGGCCGGACGACCCGCACCGCGCTCCGCCGACGGACGTCCCGCGCCGCGTTCCGCGGACGCCTTTCCCTTTTCGACTTCAGCGGGCCGCGCCTCGGCCCGCTCGATCGTCGGCGGCGTGTTGTCGATCGCCGACGGCGCGCTCTCCCGCGAGGCCTCGCGCCCTTCGCCGGCCGCGTTGTCGCGCGCGTCGCTCACCGTGACGCGGAAGCGGTAGACGCCGTCCGGCAACGAGCGGCCGTCGAAGCTCCAGTAGTTCGTCTCGACGTCCTCGGCGAGCGTCTTCCAATCCGATTCCTTGCCCGG
Protein-coding sequences here:
- a CDS encoding FAD-dependent oxidoreductase, coding for PIDFGWGASGRTSRLALEEPAAKVLLRPGRFRALLRERATLVHAARPAALPVPVVVPRALVGAGEARSSARRERLASWLAPGGWPGPRAAAGKAAGKIPLAALEEGKARLHFDALVDDRRLVLLTALAAAKAGVVLAQRCDLTGLEVADGGGVWAEIRDRVTGEAVNVRARAVVNATGAWIDHVRASLDVGREKLFPLARAVRVAIEDPSDAAALLGRRDGAPFLLAPATRGTLLAAPFEPAAQGSRERAAERLLRLAADYFGARPEPRAAFEELRPAVERAAMARETARGAPFWSVAAAGALRERLTARRLAERIEDELGRFAGRGARAPLAASAAGASLKRERQEARGAGLGADQARWMVGRYGAAWREVVTEAGGAEPLADGAPPLRCEVAWAVREEGARTLSDILLRWRLPEIAPSLEIEEIVAAAAADDATRAFAWSPVQRERELERWRHERRLAYGPAEIG